A genome region from Gossypium hirsutum isolate 1008001.06 chromosome A04, Gossypium_hirsutum_v2.1, whole genome shotgun sequence includes the following:
- the LOC107948219 gene encoding uncharacterized protein isoform X3: MTDSIEPSTSTSDPNSNSTPTPTILLHPRREPFEHGLLPIQKLIFTDPVQALTQLKEKLSSSLALRVGSAALADALQISSDHARLILDTLSSVLHSESDPLVTARPEDVDSIGADLRDLVLFLYIQSYKRLLPRSHKDSAAVADVWPSTSAFDGYLSALSPLQLVRSNTRRFMPSLADEEAHQLSYLQKHLANILSLLSEPVEGEGEESMLLWLGLLIEIPFLQILTMKGFEHLGFLIHFGDKGSEGVPLSQAAPFFANSDPDMPAVPVLASQVHDWLLEIIAASLEHVSEKNSAKESGSPSSSDQDIAMSDASPGSAKASQSASSSFFIEGVSKSSYVKQASDLKNSSVKAVRVEHCERVHVILASKRVCIVNCRECIFFLGVNQRPLIVGDNHKLQVAPYNTFYSQLGEHMTEVGIDATINRWHEPLALGVIDPHDSLSHPAGVADAQTESAACLDPDQFTNFLIPNWFEGEPIKSTRNNPFPLPDLYFTSQQRNKKNLGEIQQILREAPLEENRKRELSCALHIYFKDWLYASGNIRQLYCLLGD, from the exons ATGACCGACTCCATTGAACCATCAACTTCAACGAGCGACCCCAATTCGAATTCGACTCCAACCCCGACCATTCTCCTCCACCCGCGACGCGAGCCTTTTGAGCACGGCCTCCTACCCATCCAGAAGCTCATATTCACAGACCCAGTTCAAGCCCTAACCCAGCTCAAGGAAAAACTCTCATCGTCCTTAGCTCTCCGAGTCGGCTCGGCGGCCCTCGCTGACGCGCTTCAGATCTCATCGGACCATGCGCGTCTCATCCTCGACACTCTCTCCTCGGTTCTCCACTCCGAATCCGACCCACTCGTTACCGCCCGGCCCGAGGATGTCGACTCTATTGGAGCTGATTTGCGTGATCTGGTCCTGTTTTTGTACATTCAATCGTATAAGAGACTTTTGCCGCGGTCGCACAAGGACTCTGCTGCAGTTGCGGATGTTTGGCCTTCCACGTCAGCTTTCGACGGTTACTTGTCGGCTCTTTCGCCTTTGCAG CTTGTCCGCAGCAACACTCGTCGGTTTATGCCATCACTGGCTGATGAAGAGGCCCATCAATTGTCCTATCTACAAAAGCACTTGGCTAACATTCTCTCTCTTTTATCAGAGCCTGTGGAGGGGGAAGGCGAAGAGTCTATG CTTCTATGGCTTGGTTTGCTCATTGAAATACCATTCCTTCAGATTTTAACCATGAAAGGATTTGAGCACCTTGGATTTCTGATTCATTTTGGTGATAAGGGATCTGAAGGAGTTCCTTTAAGCCAAGCTGCTCCCTTTTTTGCTAATTCTGATCCAGACATGCCTGCTGTTCCTGTGCTGGCATCACAAGTTCATGATTGGCTTCTAGAGATCATAGCTGCTTCTTTGGAGCATGTTTCTGAAAAAAATTCTGCAAAAGAAAGTGGTTCTCCAAGCAGCTCTGATCAGGATATTGCTATGTCTGATGCTAGTCCAGGTTCTGCCAAAGCCTCACAAAGTGCGAGCAGTTCTTTTTTCATCGAGGGCGTCTCTAAATCATCTTATGTAAAGCAGGCATCAGATCTTAAAAATTCTTCTGTGAAG GCAGTAAGAGTTGAGCACTGTGAACGAGTTCATGTTATTTTAGCTTCAAAACGAGTTTGCATTGTCAATTGTCGCGAGTGTATATTCTTTTTGGGAGTGAACCAGCGACCCCTAATTGTTGGTGATAACCACAAGCTACAG GTGGCACCCTATAACACGTTCTATTCACAGCTGGGGGAACACATGACTGAAGTTGGCATTGATGCAACTATCAATAGATGGCATGAGCCTTTGGCCCTTGGAGTGATCGATCCGCACGATTCATTATCTCATCCTGCAGGAGTTGCTGATGCTCAAACCGAGTCTGCTGCATGCCTAGATCCTGATCAGTTTACAAATTTTCTG ATTCCGAACTGGTTTGAAGGTGAACCCATTAAGTCAACAAGGAATAATCCATTCCCCTTACCTGATCTGTACTTCACATCTCAACAGAGAAAT AAAAAGAATTTAGGTGAGATTCAGCAAATATTGAGAGAAGCTCCCCTCGAAGAAAATCGAAAAAGAGAGTTATCATGTGCTCTTCATATATACTTCAAAGACTGGTTATATG CTTCAGGAAATATTCGCCAGCTGTACTGCCTACTAGGTGATTGA
- the LOC107948219 gene encoding TBCC domain-containing protein 1 isoform X1: MTDSIEPSTSTSDPNSNSTPTPTILLHPRREPFEHGLLPIQKLIFTDPVQALTQLKEKLSSSLALRVGSAALADALQISSDHARLILDTLSSVLHSESDPLVTARPEDVDSIGADLRDLVLFLYIQSYKRLLPRSHKDSAAVADVWPSTSAFDGYLSALSPLQLVRSNTRRFMPSLADEEAHQLSYLQKHLANILSLLSEPVEGEGEESMLLWLGLLIEIPFLQILTMKGFEHLGFLIHFGDKGSEGVPLSQAAPFFANSDPDMPAVPVLASQVHDWLLEIIAASLEHVSEKNSAKESGSPSSSDQDIAMSDASPGSAKASQSASSSFFIEGVSKSSYVKQASDLKNSSVKVINCHDSVIYVLAPLRYATIYGCSDATIVLGAVGKAVRVEHCERVHVILASKRVCIVNCRECIFFLGVNQRPLIVGDNHKLQVAPYNTFYSQLGEHMTEVGIDATINRWHEPLALGVIDPHDSLSHPAGVADAQTESAACLDPDQFTNFLIPNWFEGEPIKSTRNNPFPLPDLYFTSQQRNKKNLGEIQQILREAPLEENRKRELSCALHIYFKDWLYASGNIRQLYCLLGD, from the exons ATGACCGACTCCATTGAACCATCAACTTCAACGAGCGACCCCAATTCGAATTCGACTCCAACCCCGACCATTCTCCTCCACCCGCGACGCGAGCCTTTTGAGCACGGCCTCCTACCCATCCAGAAGCTCATATTCACAGACCCAGTTCAAGCCCTAACCCAGCTCAAGGAAAAACTCTCATCGTCCTTAGCTCTCCGAGTCGGCTCGGCGGCCCTCGCTGACGCGCTTCAGATCTCATCGGACCATGCGCGTCTCATCCTCGACACTCTCTCCTCGGTTCTCCACTCCGAATCCGACCCACTCGTTACCGCCCGGCCCGAGGATGTCGACTCTATTGGAGCTGATTTGCGTGATCTGGTCCTGTTTTTGTACATTCAATCGTATAAGAGACTTTTGCCGCGGTCGCACAAGGACTCTGCTGCAGTTGCGGATGTTTGGCCTTCCACGTCAGCTTTCGACGGTTACTTGTCGGCTCTTTCGCCTTTGCAG CTTGTCCGCAGCAACACTCGTCGGTTTATGCCATCACTGGCTGATGAAGAGGCCCATCAATTGTCCTATCTACAAAAGCACTTGGCTAACATTCTCTCTCTTTTATCAGAGCCTGTGGAGGGGGAAGGCGAAGAGTCTATG CTTCTATGGCTTGGTTTGCTCATTGAAATACCATTCCTTCAGATTTTAACCATGAAAGGATTTGAGCACCTTGGATTTCTGATTCATTTTGGTGATAAGGGATCTGAAGGAGTTCCTTTAAGCCAAGCTGCTCCCTTTTTTGCTAATTCTGATCCAGACATGCCTGCTGTTCCTGTGCTGGCATCACAAGTTCATGATTGGCTTCTAGAGATCATAGCTGCTTCTTTGGAGCATGTTTCTGAAAAAAATTCTGCAAAAGAAAGTGGTTCTCCAAGCAGCTCTGATCAGGATATTGCTATGTCTGATGCTAGTCCAGGTTCTGCCAAAGCCTCACAAAGTGCGAGCAGTTCTTTTTTCATCGAGGGCGTCTCTAAATCATCTTATGTAAAGCAGGCATCAGATCTTAAAAATTCTTCTGTGAAG GTCATTAATTGCCATGACTCAGTCATTTACGTTTTAGCACCTTTAAGATATGCCACCATATATGGATGCTCTGATGCTACTATAGTTCTTGGAGCCGTTGGCAAG GCAGTAAGAGTTGAGCACTGTGAACGAGTTCATGTTATTTTAGCTTCAAAACGAGTTTGCATTGTCAATTGTCGCGAGTGTATATTCTTTTTGGGAGTGAACCAGCGACCCCTAATTGTTGGTGATAACCACAAGCTACAG GTGGCACCCTATAACACGTTCTATTCACAGCTGGGGGAACACATGACTGAAGTTGGCATTGATGCAACTATCAATAGATGGCATGAGCCTTTGGCCCTTGGAGTGATCGATCCGCACGATTCATTATCTCATCCTGCAGGAGTTGCTGATGCTCAAACCGAGTCTGCTGCATGCCTAGATCCTGATCAGTTTACAAATTTTCTG ATTCCGAACTGGTTTGAAGGTGAACCCATTAAGTCAACAAGGAATAATCCATTCCCCTTACCTGATCTGTACTTCACATCTCAACAGAGAAAT AAAAAGAATTTAGGTGAGATTCAGCAAATATTGAGAGAAGCTCCCCTCGAAGAAAATCGAAAAAGAGAGTTATCATGTGCTCTTCATATATACTTCAAAGACTGGTTATATG CTTCAGGAAATATTCGCCAGCTGTACTGCCTACTAGGTGATTGA
- the LOC107948219 gene encoding TBCC domain-containing protein 1 isoform X2 yields the protein MTDSIEPSTSTSDPNSNSTPTPTILLHPRREPFEHGLLPIQKLIFTDPVQALTQLKEKLSSSLALRVGSAALADALQISSDHARLILDTLSSVLHSESDPLVTARPEDVDSIGADLRDLVLFLYIQSYKRLLPRSHKDSAAVADVWPSTSAFDGYLSALSPLQLVRSNTRRFMPSLADEEAHQLSYLQKHLANILSLLSEPVEGEGEESMILTMKGFEHLGFLIHFGDKGSEGVPLSQAAPFFANSDPDMPAVPVLASQVHDWLLEIIAASLEHVSEKNSAKESGSPSSSDQDIAMSDASPGSAKASQSASSSFFIEGVSKSSYVKQASDLKNSSVKVINCHDSVIYVLAPLRYATIYGCSDATIVLGAVGKAVRVEHCERVHVILASKRVCIVNCRECIFFLGVNQRPLIVGDNHKLQVAPYNTFYSQLGEHMTEVGIDATINRWHEPLALGVIDPHDSLSHPAGVADAQTESAACLDPDQFTNFLIPNWFEGEPIKSTRNNPFPLPDLYFTSQQRNKKNLGEIQQILREAPLEENRKRELSCALHIYFKDWLYASGNIRQLYCLLGD from the exons ATGACCGACTCCATTGAACCATCAACTTCAACGAGCGACCCCAATTCGAATTCGACTCCAACCCCGACCATTCTCCTCCACCCGCGACGCGAGCCTTTTGAGCACGGCCTCCTACCCATCCAGAAGCTCATATTCACAGACCCAGTTCAAGCCCTAACCCAGCTCAAGGAAAAACTCTCATCGTCCTTAGCTCTCCGAGTCGGCTCGGCGGCCCTCGCTGACGCGCTTCAGATCTCATCGGACCATGCGCGTCTCATCCTCGACACTCTCTCCTCGGTTCTCCACTCCGAATCCGACCCACTCGTTACCGCCCGGCCCGAGGATGTCGACTCTATTGGAGCTGATTTGCGTGATCTGGTCCTGTTTTTGTACATTCAATCGTATAAGAGACTTTTGCCGCGGTCGCACAAGGACTCTGCTGCAGTTGCGGATGTTTGGCCTTCCACGTCAGCTTTCGACGGTTACTTGTCGGCTCTTTCGCCTTTGCAG CTTGTCCGCAGCAACACTCGTCGGTTTATGCCATCACTGGCTGATGAAGAGGCCCATCAATTGTCCTATCTACAAAAGCACTTGGCTAACATTCTCTCTCTTTTATCAGAGCCTGTGGAGGGGGAAGGCGAAGAGTCTATG ATTTTAACCATGAAAGGATTTGAGCACCTTGGATTTCTGATTCATTTTGGTGATAAGGGATCTGAAGGAGTTCCTTTAAGCCAAGCTGCTCCCTTTTTTGCTAATTCTGATCCAGACATGCCTGCTGTTCCTGTGCTGGCATCACAAGTTCATGATTGGCTTCTAGAGATCATAGCTGCTTCTTTGGAGCATGTTTCTGAAAAAAATTCTGCAAAAGAAAGTGGTTCTCCAAGCAGCTCTGATCAGGATATTGCTATGTCTGATGCTAGTCCAGGTTCTGCCAAAGCCTCACAAAGTGCGAGCAGTTCTTTTTTCATCGAGGGCGTCTCTAAATCATCTTATGTAAAGCAGGCATCAGATCTTAAAAATTCTTCTGTGAAG GTCATTAATTGCCATGACTCAGTCATTTACGTTTTAGCACCTTTAAGATATGCCACCATATATGGATGCTCTGATGCTACTATAGTTCTTGGAGCCGTTGGCAAG GCAGTAAGAGTTGAGCACTGTGAACGAGTTCATGTTATTTTAGCTTCAAAACGAGTTTGCATTGTCAATTGTCGCGAGTGTATATTCTTTTTGGGAGTGAACCAGCGACCCCTAATTGTTGGTGATAACCACAAGCTACAG GTGGCACCCTATAACACGTTCTATTCACAGCTGGGGGAACACATGACTGAAGTTGGCATTGATGCAACTATCAATAGATGGCATGAGCCTTTGGCCCTTGGAGTGATCGATCCGCACGATTCATTATCTCATCCTGCAGGAGTTGCTGATGCTCAAACCGAGTCTGCTGCATGCCTAGATCCTGATCAGTTTACAAATTTTCTG ATTCCGAACTGGTTTGAAGGTGAACCCATTAAGTCAACAAGGAATAATCCATTCCCCTTACCTGATCTGTACTTCACATCTCAACAGAGAAAT AAAAAGAATTTAGGTGAGATTCAGCAAATATTGAGAGAAGCTCCCCTCGAAGAAAATCGAAAAAGAGAGTTATCATGTGCTCTTCATATATACTTCAAAGACTGGTTATATG CTTCAGGAAATATTCGCCAGCTGTACTGCCTACTAGGTGATTGA
- the LOC107948219 gene encoding TBCC domain-containing protein 1 isoform X4 yields MTDSIEPSTSTSDPNSNSTPTPTILLHPRREPFEHGLLPIQKLIFTDPVQALTQLKEKLSSSLALRVGSAALADALQISSDHARLILDTLSSVLHSESDPLVTARPEDVDSIGADLRDLVLFLYIQSYKRLLPRSHKDSAAVADVWPSTSAFDGYLSALSPLQLVRSNTRRFMPSLADEEAHQLSYLQKHLANILSLLSEPVEGEGEESMILTMKGFEHLGFLIHFGDKGSEGVPLSQAAPFFANSDPDMPAVPVLASQVHDWLLEIIAASLEHVSEKNSAKESGSPSSSDQDIAMSDASPGSAKASQSASSSFFIEGVSKSSYVKQASDLKNSSVKAVRVEHCERVHVILASKRVCIVNCRECIFFLGVNQRPLIVGDNHKLQVAPYNTFYSQLGEHMTEVGIDATINRWHEPLALGVIDPHDSLSHPAGVADAQTESAACLDPDQFTNFLIPNWFEGEPIKSTRNNPFPLPDLYFTSQQRNKKNLGEIQQILREAPLEENRKRELSCALHIYFKDWLYASGNIRQLYCLLGD; encoded by the exons ATGACCGACTCCATTGAACCATCAACTTCAACGAGCGACCCCAATTCGAATTCGACTCCAACCCCGACCATTCTCCTCCACCCGCGACGCGAGCCTTTTGAGCACGGCCTCCTACCCATCCAGAAGCTCATATTCACAGACCCAGTTCAAGCCCTAACCCAGCTCAAGGAAAAACTCTCATCGTCCTTAGCTCTCCGAGTCGGCTCGGCGGCCCTCGCTGACGCGCTTCAGATCTCATCGGACCATGCGCGTCTCATCCTCGACACTCTCTCCTCGGTTCTCCACTCCGAATCCGACCCACTCGTTACCGCCCGGCCCGAGGATGTCGACTCTATTGGAGCTGATTTGCGTGATCTGGTCCTGTTTTTGTACATTCAATCGTATAAGAGACTTTTGCCGCGGTCGCACAAGGACTCTGCTGCAGTTGCGGATGTTTGGCCTTCCACGTCAGCTTTCGACGGTTACTTGTCGGCTCTTTCGCCTTTGCAG CTTGTCCGCAGCAACACTCGTCGGTTTATGCCATCACTGGCTGATGAAGAGGCCCATCAATTGTCCTATCTACAAAAGCACTTGGCTAACATTCTCTCTCTTTTATCAGAGCCTGTGGAGGGGGAAGGCGAAGAGTCTATG ATTTTAACCATGAAAGGATTTGAGCACCTTGGATTTCTGATTCATTTTGGTGATAAGGGATCTGAAGGAGTTCCTTTAAGCCAAGCTGCTCCCTTTTTTGCTAATTCTGATCCAGACATGCCTGCTGTTCCTGTGCTGGCATCACAAGTTCATGATTGGCTTCTAGAGATCATAGCTGCTTCTTTGGAGCATGTTTCTGAAAAAAATTCTGCAAAAGAAAGTGGTTCTCCAAGCAGCTCTGATCAGGATATTGCTATGTCTGATGCTAGTCCAGGTTCTGCCAAAGCCTCACAAAGTGCGAGCAGTTCTTTTTTCATCGAGGGCGTCTCTAAATCATCTTATGTAAAGCAGGCATCAGATCTTAAAAATTCTTCTGTGAAG GCAGTAAGAGTTGAGCACTGTGAACGAGTTCATGTTATTTTAGCTTCAAAACGAGTTTGCATTGTCAATTGTCGCGAGTGTATATTCTTTTTGGGAGTGAACCAGCGACCCCTAATTGTTGGTGATAACCACAAGCTACAG GTGGCACCCTATAACACGTTCTATTCACAGCTGGGGGAACACATGACTGAAGTTGGCATTGATGCAACTATCAATAGATGGCATGAGCCTTTGGCCCTTGGAGTGATCGATCCGCACGATTCATTATCTCATCCTGCAGGAGTTGCTGATGCTCAAACCGAGTCTGCTGCATGCCTAGATCCTGATCAGTTTACAAATTTTCTG ATTCCGAACTGGTTTGAAGGTGAACCCATTAAGTCAACAAGGAATAATCCATTCCCCTTACCTGATCTGTACTTCACATCTCAACAGAGAAAT AAAAAGAATTTAGGTGAGATTCAGCAAATATTGAGAGAAGCTCCCCTCGAAGAAAATCGAAAAAGAGAGTTATCATGTGCTCTTCATATATACTTCAAAGACTGGTTATATG CTTCAGGAAATATTCGCCAGCTGTACTGCCTACTAGGTGATTGA